A stretch of the Capsicum annuum cultivar UCD-10X-F1 chromosome 10, UCD10Xv1.1, whole genome shotgun sequence genome encodes the following:
- the LOC107854544 gene encoding DNA ligase 1, producing MEKEEQHLKVDKEMEKSDDLKEKEKKDATDKEKHKERKEESADEKEGETKDVKEKKHKEKEEKKDKEKKDGSKEESKEETVDEKDDEKGKKKDKDKKKEKDKEKKDESKEKSEEETEEEKDGEKGKKKDKDKKEKKDKEKKDKSKEKSEEETDEEKDDDKGKEEDKDKKKKKDKEKKDKKDKSKQESEEEDSEEAEDEKYDEGGEKKLKKVKKEKKVKIKEDSEEEKDDAKGEKKLKMAKIEKKEEVEEENDDQKVEKKLEIVKIEKKEKEEKEKSKEELEEETDEKGEKKEKKHKKEKKEKKEKGKKDKSNEESEEEDKEETEEEKGDKKEKKKDKEKKHKKDKSKEESEEEKDDEGDKKKDKEKKSKKDKEKKVKSKEESDEEAKENAAEVSTRDIKGEEDKKASNNEAEEKSTKKATGKEGKDEKQKDSKKDKAEKKRKLEDKYKSKDLSKLKSKLDKINAKLEALQQKKADLLKRIKEAEDKNLAAVASPKDAELKTVKEADDKNLAAVASPKDTELKMIKAAADKNLAAVENPKDAELKTIKEAENKNLAAVESPKDAEPKPQDGVVSEQ from the coding sequence atggaaaaGGAAGAACAACATCTCAAAGTCGATAAAGAGATGGAAAAGTCCGATGATTtgaaggagaaagagaagaaagacgCAACTGATAAAGAAAAACATAAGGAGAGAAAGGAGGAGTCGGCGGATGAAAAAGAAGGTGAAACAAAAGATGTAAAAGAGAAGAAACACAAGgaaaaggaagagaaaaaggataaagaaaagaaagacggGAGCAAAGAGGAATCGAAGGAAGAAACTGTGGACGAGAAGGATGATgagaaagggaagaagaaggataaagataagaaaaaggaaaaggataaagagaagaaagacgAGAGCAAAGAGAAGTCGGAGGAAGAAACTGAGGAAGAGAAGGATGGTGaaaaagggaagaagaaggataaagataagaaagagaaaaaggataaagagaagaaagacaaGAGTAAAGAGAAGTCGGAGGAGGAAACTGACGAAGAGAAGGATGATGACAAAGGGAAGGAGGAGGATaaagataagaaaaagaaaaaggataaagagaagaaagacaaGAAAGACAAGAGCAAACAGGAGTCGGAAGAAGAAGACAGCGAAGAAGCTGAGGACGAGAAGTATGATGAAGGAGGGGAGAAGAAACTCAAGAAGgttaagaaagagaagaaagtgAAGATTAAAGAGGATTCGGAAGAAGAAAAGGATGATGCAAAAGGCGAGAAGAAACTCAAGATGGCTAAGATTGAGAAAAAGGAAGAAGTAGAGGAAGAAAACGATGATCAAAAAGTGGAGAAGAAACTCGAGATTGTTAAgatagagaaaaaggaaaaagaggagaaagagaagagCAAAGAGGAGTTGGAAGAAGAAACGGATGAAAAAGgggagaagaaagagaagaaacacaagaaggaaaagaaagagaaaaaggagaaaggaaAGAAAGATAAGAGCAATGAGGAGTCGGAGGAAGAAGACAAGGAAGAAACGGAGGAAGAGAAGGGtgataaaaaagagaagaaaaaggataaaGAGAAGAAACACAAGAAGGACAAGAGCAAAGAGGAGTCTGAGGAAGAGAAGGATGATGAAGGCGACAAGAAGAaggataaagagaagaaaagcaagaaggacaaagaaaagaaagtcaaGAGCAAAGAGGAATCAGATGAAGAAGCCAAGGAGAATGCGGCTGAAGTCTCCACAAGAGACATAAAAGGTGAGGAAGACAAGAAAGCATCCAACAATGAAGCAGAAGAGAAAAGTACAAAGAAGGCGACGGGGAAGGAAGGTAAAGATGAGAAACAAAAGGATTCGAAAAAAGATAAAGCTGAGAAGAAGAGAAAACTCGAGGACAAGTATAAAAGCAAAGATCTTAGTAAGTTGAAATCCAAGTTGGATAAGATCAATGCCAAACTGGAAGCTCTTCAGCAGAAAAAAGCAGACCTCCTGAAGAGAATAAAAGAAGCCGAGGATAAGAACTTAGCAGCGGTTGCGAGTCCTAAAGATGCAGAGCTGAAGACAGTAAAAGAAGCAGACGATAAGAACTTAGCAGCGGTTGCGAGTCCTAAAGATACAGAGCTGAAGATGATAAAAGCAGCAGCGGATAAGAACTTAGCAGCGGTTGAGAATCCTAAAGATGCAGAGCTGAAGACAATAAAAGAAGCAGAGAATAAGAACTTAGCAGCGGTCGAGAGTCCTAAAGATGCAGAGCCAAAGCCACAAGACGGAGTAGTCTCTGAACAGTGA
- the LOC107854575 gene encoding LOW QUALITY PROTEIN: tropinone reductase 1 (The sequence of the model RefSeq protein was modified relative to this genomic sequence to represent the inferred CDS: inserted 1 base in 1 codon) — MEESKVCMMGNNRGTKWSLQGTTTLVTGGSKGIGFAIVEELAGHGATVYTCSRNEKELQESLEIWRKKGLKVEGSVCDLLSRTEREKLMQTAANVFDGKLNILVNNAGVVRHKEAKDFTEEDYNIIMGTNFEAAYHLSQIAYPLLKASQNGNVIFLSSIVGFSALPSTSLYSASKGAINQMTKNLACEWAKKNIRVNSVAPGVILTPGIATAMKKSPQLKEEIXGCVVKTPMGRAGKPEEVAALIAFLCFPAAYITGQIIYADGGFTANGGF, encoded by the exons ATGGAAGAATCAAAAGTTTGCATGATGGGAAACAATCGAGGAACAAAATGGAGTCTCCAAGGCACCACAACTCTTGTTACTGGTGGCTCTAAAGGCATTGG GTTTGCAATCGTGGAAGAATTGGCAGGTCATGGAGCAACTGTATATACATGTTCACGTAATGAAAAGGAACTACAAGAATCTCttgaaatttggagaaaaaaaggACTTAAAGTTGAAGGTTCTGTTTGTGATTTATTATCTCGTACAGAACGTGAGAAACTTATGCAGACTGCTGCAAATGTATTTGATGGAAAACTCAATATTCTG GTAAATAATGCAGGGGTGGTGAGACATAAGGAAGCTAAAGATTTCACAGAAGAAGATTACAACATAATTATGGGAACTAATTTTGAAGCTGCTTATCATTTATCTCAAATTGCTTATCCATTATTGAAGGCTTCTCAAAATGGAaatgttatttttctctcttcaatTGTTGGATTTTCAGCATTGCCCTCTACTTCTCTTTATTCTGCTTCCAAAG gTGCAATAAATCAAATGACGAAGAACTTGGCATGTGAATGGGCCAAAAAAAATATTCGTGTCAATTCAGTAGCTCCGGGAGTTATTTTAACCCCAGGCATTGCAACAGCAATGAAG AAAAGTCCTCAACTAAAGGAGGAAA ATGGTTGTGTGGTGAAGACTCCAATGGGCCGGGCCGGAAAGCCCGAAGAAGTGGCTGCGTTGATAGCTTTTCTTTGTTTCCCTGCTGCTTATATTACGGGCCAAATCATATATGCCGATGGTGGATTTACTGCTAATGGTGGATTTTAG
- the LOC107854568 gene encoding tropinone reductase 1 gives MEESKVCMNVYGNNGGIKWSLQGTTALVTGGSKGIGYAIVEELAGHGATVYTCSRNEKELQECLEIWRKNGLKVEGSVCDLLSRTEREKLMQTVADVFNGKLNILVNNAGVVIHKEAKDFTEEDYNIIMGTNFEAAYHLSQIAYPLLKASQNGNVIFISSIAGFSALPSVSLYSASKGAINQMTKNLACEWAKENIRVNSVAPGVILTPLVETAIKKNPQQKEEIDNFVVKTPMGRAGKPEEVAALIAFLCFPAASYITGQIIWADGGFTANGGF, from the exons atgGAAGAATCAAAAGTTTGCATGAATGTTTATGGAAACAATGGAGGAATTAAATGGAGTCTTCAAGGCACCACAGCTCTTGTTACTGGTGGTTCTAAAGGCATTGG GTATGCAATAGTGGAAGAATTGGCAGGTCATGGAGCAACTGTATATACATGTTCACGTAATGAAAAGGAGCTACAAGAATGTCttgaaatttggagaaaaaatggACTTAAAGTCGAAGGTTCTGTTTGTGATTTATTATCTCGTACAGAACGTGAGAAACTTATGCAGACTGTTGCAGATGTGTTTAATGGAAAACTCAATATTCTG GTAAATAATGCAGGTGTGGTGATACACAAGGAAGCTAAAGATTTCACAGAAGAAGATTACAATATAATTATGGGAACAAATTTTGAAGCTGCTTATCATTTATCTCAAATTGCTTATCCATTATTGAAGGCTTCTCAAAATGGAaatgttatttttatctcttcTATTGCTGGATTTTCAGCTTTGCCCTCTGTTTCTCTTTATTCTGCTTCCAAAG gTGCAATAAATCAAATGACGAAGAACTTGGCATGTGAATGGGCGAAGGAAAATATCCGTGTCAATTCAGTTGCTCCAGGAGTTATTTTAACTCCACTCGTTGAAACAGCAATCAAG AAAAATCCTCAACAAAAAGAGGAAATAGATAATTTTGTGGTGAAGACTCCAATGGGCCGGGCCGGAAAGCCCGAAGAAGTGGCTGCGTTGATAGCTTTTCTTTGTTTCCCTGCTGCTTCTTACATTACGGGCCAAATTATATGGGCCGATGGTGGATTTACTGCTAATGGTGGATTTTAG